One genomic window of Cannabis sativa cultivar Pink pepper isolate KNU-18-1 chromosome 2, ASM2916894v1, whole genome shotgun sequence includes the following:
- the LOC115720212 gene encoding uncharacterized protein LOC115720212 isoform X2, producing MADNVPTHDCSGDENSGDENLGYCLQPPNHRGPTRMKRICQRMDKGEKIDLEVNDKGEYFGEMISWLGVRCRQTIGINYKDWRYVDQSLKDKIWKDVQRGFNVRADWKKDCLKIAGRIMKDFKTKMTCDVIMPLAKENKVKELAIPPKNHPEIDQEDWVKFVASRLTPEHMALRKAQSDRACQNTSRHHSARRGMVTLREDVKKEIKIQDPARHHVWLKSRKKNNVLVTDLDREIAARIAELEEKVNSGEVLASGRNDILTQALGTPEHPGRVRAAGFTAKASKIFGRKKRAKCSESSSQKQEILQLKKEIEELKKKLYAAQEQDDGNDNSSEENDDHLDDHQEFGGYEDDNQTPPVMYNFSSTNNNEVLLCSDNIHNIVAKGVVLESVSPVTIHTVQYKEGIARVLITEQLQEEAEIAHPIENIRYVYETKDTFLPWPKHLILNLDKVPIFPDVASTHKSSSKGKQIATPHRSPNKGKQISTLPAMSSAGSQSNVRIDQVDKNATFKLEVWAQIPVCLHFLVEEFIRRKGKWSVVEVPTDPDFMPPRTHIILSSEDVEQVGTLNFIGCQGMIFGIRCIWEDLTNMREYFKFFDPELLNATDKDGIVHQEVVIKSAEWLNTMNNKSQMFFIPWNYERHWMLEIVCAGKIIHLDPWLRHKRPKMTIDLTLQRAYELLGGSNELLGTFPGVTVAACPKQTLGIECGFYVLRYINDIVKALNSFVIIREKFGKMDTYDVETMLLPLQHQWLSKLTRYLY from the exons ATGGCAGATAATGTGCCGACACATGATTGCTCGGGAGATGAGAACTCAGGAGATGAGAACTTAGGTTATTGTTTGCAACCTCCTAACCATCGAGGTCCTACACGGATGAAGCGGATATGCCAAAGAATGGATAAAGGTGAAAAAATAGACCTTGAAGTTAATGACAAAGGGGAATACTTTGGAGAGATGATATCGTGGCTTGGAGTTAGATGTCGACAAACAATCGGTATCAATTATAAAGACTGGAGATATGTGGATCAATCGTTGAAGGACAAAATTTGGAAAGACGTGCAA CGTGGTTTCAATGTTCGTGCAGATTGGAAAAAAGATTGTCTTAAAATTGCAGGACGAATTATGAAGgattttaagacaaaaatgaCATGCGATGTCATAATGCCTTTGGCCAAAGAGAATAAGGTGAAGGAGCTCGCAATTCCCCCCAAAAACCATCCTGAAATTGATCAAGAAGATTGGGTAAAATTTGTTGCGAGTCGTCTAACACCTGAACATAtg GCTTTGAGAAAGGCACAATCTGACCGAGCTTGCCAGAATACATCAAGGCACCACTCAGCTCGTAGAGGCATGGTGACTCTCCGAGAGGATGTG AAAAAAGAAATCAAAATTCAAGATCCAGCCCGCCATCATGTTTGGTTAAAATCCCGCAAGAAAAATAATGTCCTAGTTACGGACTTGGATAGGGAGATTGCCGCAAGAATA GCTGAACTCGAGGAAAAAGTAAACTCAGGGGAAGTTTTGGCCAGTGGTCGGAATGACATATTGACTCAAGCATTAGGGACACCTGAGCACCCTGGCCGGGTCAGAGCTGCTGG GTTCACTGCAAAGGCTAGTAAGATATTTGGTCGAAAGAAAAGGGCTAAATGTAGTGAATCATCCTCCCAAAAACAAGAAATTCTTCAACTCAAAAAAGAAATTgaagaattgaagaaaaaaCTGTATGCTGCACAAGAACAAGATGATGGTAATGACAACTCCTCAGAAGAAAATGATGATCACTTAGATGATCATCAGGAGTTTGGAGGGTACGAAGATGATAATCAGACACCTCCTGTCATGTACAACTTCTCATCCACTAATAACAACGAAGTACTTTTGTGTTCAGACAACATCCATAATATAGTGGCCAAAGGTGTGGTTCTGGAATCTGTTAGTCCAGTAACAATCCATACCGTGCAGTATAAAGAAGGGATTGCACGAGTTTTAATTACAGAACAACTTCAAGAGGAGGCTGAAATTGCTCATCCTATCGAAAATATCCGATATGTCTATGAGACAAAGGACACATTTCTTCCTTGGCcaaaacatttaattttaaatttggataag GTTCCCATATTCCCAGATGTCGCATCCACCCATAAATCATCGTCAAAGGGGAAGCAGATAGCAACCCCTCACAGATCACCGAATAAAGGGAAACAGATATCAACTCTTCCTGCTATGTCTTCGGCTGGGTCACAATCAAATGTCAGGATAGATCAAGTGGACAAGAATGCAACATTCAAGCTGGAGGTCTGGGCTCAAATACCTGTATGTCTCCACTTTTTAGTTGAAGAATTTATAAGGAGGAAAGGGAAGTGGAGCGTTGTTGAAGTTCCAACTGATCCAGACTTCATGCCACCTCGCACACATATTATCTTGTCATCAGAGGATGTAGAGCAGGTTGGAACCTTAAATTTTATTGGATGTCAAGGCATGATCTTTGGAATTAG ATGCATTTGGGAGGATTTAACGAATATGCGGGAGTATTTCAAGTTCTTTGACCCAGAGCTACTCAATGCCACAGACAAAGATGGAATTGTCCACCAAGAAGTTGTTATCAAATCGGCTGAATGGTTGAATACAATGAATAACAAATCTCAGATGTTCTTCATACCGTGGAACTACGA ACGTCATTGGATGCTTGAGATCGTTTGTGCTGGGAAGATCATTCACTTGGACCCTTGGCTTAGACATAAACGCCCTAAGATGACTATTGACCTCACACTCCAAag GGCATATGAACTGCTCGGAGGTTCCAACGAGTTACTTGGAACATTTCCAGGAGTAACCGTTGCAGCGTGTCCAAAACAAACATTGGGAATTGAATGTGGTTTTTATGTACTTAGGTACATTAATGACATTGTGAAAGCTCTAAATTCATTCGTTATTATAAGAGAAAAG TTTGGAAAGATGGACACATACGATGTGGAGACGATGTTGCTACCACTGCAACATCAATGGTTATCGAAATTGACACGATACTTGTACTAG
- the LOC115720212 gene encoding uncharacterized protein LOC115720212 isoform X1: MCLVDMADNVPTHDCSGDENSGDENLGYCLQPPNHRGPTRMKRICQRMDKGEKIDLEVNDKGEYFGEMISWLGVRCRQTIGINYKDWRYVDQSLKDKIWKDVQRGFNVRADWKKDCLKIAGRIMKDFKTKMTCDVIMPLAKENKVKELAIPPKNHPEIDQEDWVKFVASRLTPEHMALRKAQSDRACQNTSRHHSARRGMVTLREDVKKEIKIQDPARHHVWLKSRKKNNVLVTDLDREIAARIAELEEKVNSGEVLASGRNDILTQALGTPEHPGRVRAAGFTAKASKIFGRKKRAKCSESSSQKQEILQLKKEIEELKKKLYAAQEQDDGNDNSSEENDDHLDDHQEFGGYEDDNQTPPVMYNFSSTNNNEVLLCSDNIHNIVAKGVVLESVSPVTIHTVQYKEGIARVLITEQLQEEAEIAHPIENIRYVYETKDTFLPWPKHLILNLDKVPIFPDVASTHKSSSKGKQIATPHRSPNKGKQISTLPAMSSAGSQSNVRIDQVDKNATFKLEVWAQIPVCLHFLVEEFIRRKGKWSVVEVPTDPDFMPPRTHIILSSEDVEQVGTLNFIGCQGMIFGIRCIWEDLTNMREYFKFFDPELLNATDKDGIVHQEVVIKSAEWLNTMNNKSQMFFIPWNYERHWMLEIVCAGKIIHLDPWLRHKRPKMTIDLTLQRAYELLGGSNELLGTFPGVTVAACPKQTLGIECGFYVLRYINDIVKALNSFVIIREKFGKMDTYDVETMLLPLQHQWLSKLTRYLY, encoded by the exons atgtgtTTAGTAG ATATGGCAGATAATGTGCCGACACATGATTGCTCGGGAGATGAGAACTCAGGAGATGAGAACTTAGGTTATTGTTTGCAACCTCCTAACCATCGAGGTCCTACACGGATGAAGCGGATATGCCAAAGAATGGATAAAGGTGAAAAAATAGACCTTGAAGTTAATGACAAAGGGGAATACTTTGGAGAGATGATATCGTGGCTTGGAGTTAGATGTCGACAAACAATCGGTATCAATTATAAAGACTGGAGATATGTGGATCAATCGTTGAAGGACAAAATTTGGAAAGACGTGCAA CGTGGTTTCAATGTTCGTGCAGATTGGAAAAAAGATTGTCTTAAAATTGCAGGACGAATTATGAAGgattttaagacaaaaatgaCATGCGATGTCATAATGCCTTTGGCCAAAGAGAATAAGGTGAAGGAGCTCGCAATTCCCCCCAAAAACCATCCTGAAATTGATCAAGAAGATTGGGTAAAATTTGTTGCGAGTCGTCTAACACCTGAACATAtg GCTTTGAGAAAGGCACAATCTGACCGAGCTTGCCAGAATACATCAAGGCACCACTCAGCTCGTAGAGGCATGGTGACTCTCCGAGAGGATGTG AAAAAAGAAATCAAAATTCAAGATCCAGCCCGCCATCATGTTTGGTTAAAATCCCGCAAGAAAAATAATGTCCTAGTTACGGACTTGGATAGGGAGATTGCCGCAAGAATA GCTGAACTCGAGGAAAAAGTAAACTCAGGGGAAGTTTTGGCCAGTGGTCGGAATGACATATTGACTCAAGCATTAGGGACACCTGAGCACCCTGGCCGGGTCAGAGCTGCTGG GTTCACTGCAAAGGCTAGTAAGATATTTGGTCGAAAGAAAAGGGCTAAATGTAGTGAATCATCCTCCCAAAAACAAGAAATTCTTCAACTCAAAAAAGAAATTgaagaattgaagaaaaaaCTGTATGCTGCACAAGAACAAGATGATGGTAATGACAACTCCTCAGAAGAAAATGATGATCACTTAGATGATCATCAGGAGTTTGGAGGGTACGAAGATGATAATCAGACACCTCCTGTCATGTACAACTTCTCATCCACTAATAACAACGAAGTACTTTTGTGTTCAGACAACATCCATAATATAGTGGCCAAAGGTGTGGTTCTGGAATCTGTTAGTCCAGTAACAATCCATACCGTGCAGTATAAAGAAGGGATTGCACGAGTTTTAATTACAGAACAACTTCAAGAGGAGGCTGAAATTGCTCATCCTATCGAAAATATCCGATATGTCTATGAGACAAAGGACACATTTCTTCCTTGGCcaaaacatttaattttaaatttggataag GTTCCCATATTCCCAGATGTCGCATCCACCCATAAATCATCGTCAAAGGGGAAGCAGATAGCAACCCCTCACAGATCACCGAATAAAGGGAAACAGATATCAACTCTTCCTGCTATGTCTTCGGCTGGGTCACAATCAAATGTCAGGATAGATCAAGTGGACAAGAATGCAACATTCAAGCTGGAGGTCTGGGCTCAAATACCTGTATGTCTCCACTTTTTAGTTGAAGAATTTATAAGGAGGAAAGGGAAGTGGAGCGTTGTTGAAGTTCCAACTGATCCAGACTTCATGCCACCTCGCACACATATTATCTTGTCATCAGAGGATGTAGAGCAGGTTGGAACCTTAAATTTTATTGGATGTCAAGGCATGATCTTTGGAATTAG ATGCATTTGGGAGGATTTAACGAATATGCGGGAGTATTTCAAGTTCTTTGACCCAGAGCTACTCAATGCCACAGACAAAGATGGAATTGTCCACCAAGAAGTTGTTATCAAATCGGCTGAATGGTTGAATACAATGAATAACAAATCTCAGATGTTCTTCATACCGTGGAACTACGA ACGTCATTGGATGCTTGAGATCGTTTGTGCTGGGAAGATCATTCACTTGGACCCTTGGCTTAGACATAAACGCCCTAAGATGACTATTGACCTCACACTCCAAag GGCATATGAACTGCTCGGAGGTTCCAACGAGTTACTTGGAACATTTCCAGGAGTAACCGTTGCAGCGTGTCCAAAACAAACATTGGGAATTGAATGTGGTTTTTATGTACTTAGGTACATTAATGACATTGTGAAAGCTCTAAATTCATTCGTTATTATAAGAGAAAAG TTTGGAAAGATGGACACATACGATGTGGAGACGATGTTGCTACCACTGCAACATCAATGGTTATCGAAATTGACACGATACTTGTACTAG